The following is a genomic window from Streptobacillus canis.
ACTACTGCTTTTTCACCATAGAATGACCAACCAAGTATAGTTGAGAATGCAAACAGTGTAAGTCCTATAGCTACTATATATCCACCACCCGTAAATCCTTGATTGAATGCATAAGATGTAAGTTCAGACCCACTATATCCACTATTCCAACTCTTAGTAACTATTATAACTAATGCGGTTAAAGTACATATTACTATAGTATCCATAAATACTTCAAATACTCCCCACATTCCTTGCAATACTGGATGATCCGTTTTTGCAGAAGCATGAGCTATAGGTGCTGAACCAAGACCTGCTTCATTTGTAAATACACCTCTTGCAATACCCTGTCTTACTATTTGTTTAAAAGTTACCCCTGTAAAGCCACCTATTGCAGCTTGTTTACTAAATCCCATAGTAAAAATTTGATAGAAAGCATTAGGTATTTCTTTGAAATTTAATACTAATACCACTAATGATCCAATAATATAGAAAAGAGCCATAAACGGAACTAAAGCTTCACTAACTTTAGATATTCTTTCTATTCCCCCTAAAAGAACTATTGCTGCTATAATCATTATTATTATACTAGTAATTTTAGGATCTACATTAAAGTTTGCACGTATTGCATTTGAAATAGAATTTGATTGTGTCATATTTCCTATACCAAAAGATGCAAGCACTGTAAATAAAGCAAATAATTTGGCAAGCCATGGTAAATTTAACCCATTTTTAATATAGTACATCGGTCCACCATTATATCCACCTTCTTTTTTTCTCTCTCTATATACTATAGCTAGTACTACTTCAGAAAATTTTGTTGCCATTCCAAATATTGCAGAAAGCCACATCCAAAATATTGCACCTGGTCCTCCAGTTGCAATAGCTATTGCAACTCCAGAAATATTTCCTGTACCAACAGTTGCAGCAAGGGCTGTAGCAACTGATTGAAATGCAGTAATCTCACCTTTTAATGTCGTATCTTTAGTAAACATTTTAAGTAAAGTATTAGATAATATTAATTTTAATTTTGAAATTTGTATCATTTTTAATCTTACAGTTAATAGTATCCCTATACCTACAAGTAAAAATAGACTTGGCCATCCCCAAACTATATTATTTATTATTTCATTAAATTTTAAAATCTTTTCCATTAAGTTCTATTTACTCTTTTCATTATATTTTTTTATCATTGATGTAAATACTGGTGTTAATAATGCAGTTATGATAACAGCAGCTGCAATTTGAGCAGTTGCAGCATCTTGAAATACTGCTAAATTTGGATCTGCTTTTGCTAAAGCTTCAGGGTTAGCTATTGCACTTGCTGCAACTGAAGAAATTGATGCACCAGCAATTCCACTTCCACCTGTTAATTTATCCATAGTAACAGTAATTATACCTACAACAAATACTGCTATTAATCCTAATAATATTCCTGGTAATCCACCTTTAAATATTTGTGATAAACTCATATTTGCTCCTAGTGCAAATCCTACAAGTACAGTAGTTGCACCTAATCCTTTAGTAAATAATTGTTTTAAAAAAGGTGAATAATTTGCAAGTAATATTCCTAAAATTAACGGTACTATTGATCCAATAATTGCAAGTGGTGATATACTTGCAAGTCCTGCTGAAGTTAAAGCTATCATCGTTACAGTTGGTCCAACACTTAATGAAGTTATTGCAACTGCTCCTCTTTCTACTTCATTTCCATAAACTGATGTAATACCAGCATATAAAGCATTATTTGCAACAGAAATTGCTCCTATTACAGCAACAGCACTTAAACCTAAAAAATTATTATTAAATACTTTTGCAACTATTAATCCTAATACAACTGCAACTAGTACTTTAGTCAAAATAATAACAAATCCTCTAACTATTGATTTAGGAGTAGATTTTAATGAAATTGTCCCTCCTAAAAATAGTAAAAATGCTCCAACTAATGGACCCACACCTTTTACAATAGCTGTTGTAAATGAACCTATTTGTAA
Proteins encoded in this region:
- a CDS encoding alanine/glycine:cation symporter family protein; translation: MEKILKFNEIINNIVWGWPSLFLLVGIGILLTVRLKMIQISKLKLILSNTLLKMFTKDTTLKGEITAFQSVATALAATVGTGNISGVAIAIATGGPGAIFWMWLSAIFGMATKFSEVVLAIVYRERKKEGGYNGGPMYYIKNGLNLPWLAKLFALFTVLASFGIGNMTQSNSISNAIRANFNVDPKITSIIIMIIAAIVLLGGIERISKVSEALVPFMALFYIIGSLVVLVLNFKEIPNAFYQIFTMGFSKQAAIGGFTGVTFKQIVRQGIARGVFTNEAGLGSAPIAHASAKTDHPVLQGMWGVFEVFMDTIVICTLTALVIIVTKSWNSGYSGSELTSYAFNQGFTGGGYIVAIGLTLFAFSTILGWSFYGEKAVVFLFGEKYILYYRLIYIPIIFIGGIGGLQEVWAITDTLNGLMAIPNLIAVFMLQSVVIKMVKHYFNNPNKVLHLEDYKGIIKEKS
- a CDS encoding 2-keto-3-deoxygluconate permease; the protein is MADKNLDTIFGKYFSKIPGNMIVVPLIIGTLINSFFPQILQIGSFTTAIVKGVGPLVGAFLLFLGGTISLKSTPKSIVRGFVIILTKVLVAVVLGLIVAKVFNNNFLGLSAVAVIGAISVANNALYAGITSVYGNEVERGAVAITSLSVGPTVTMIALTSAGLASISPLAIIGSIVPLILGILLANYSPFLKQLFTKGLGATTVLVGFALGANMSLSQIFKGGLPGILLGLIAVFVVGIITVTMDKLTGGSGIAGASISSVAASAIANPEALAKADPNLAVFQDAATAQIAAAVIITALLTPVFTSMIKKYNEKSK